The following are encoded together in the Gloeomargarita sp. SRBZ-1_bins_9 genome:
- the rpoD gene encoding RNA polymerase sigma factor RpoD, whose protein sequence is MTQVPDVLPTLADPSLDDLEDETVGDDLSNLELDDLDQDLEEEEAAPRSGRKRSASKKNPYTEDSIRLYLQEIGRIRLLRADEEIELARQISVLLEFERKRDEWTRRQGQPPTEEQWAELVGLPVEEFRRQLRQGYRAKEKMVQSNLRLVVSIAKKYMNRGLSFQDLIQEGSLGLIRAAEKFDHEKGYKFSTYATWWIRQAITRAIADQSRTIRLPVHLYETISRIKKTTKILSQEMGRKPTEEEIATRMEITIEKLRFIAKSAQLPISLETPIGKEEDSRLGDFIEADGETPEDQVAKHLLREDLETVLNTLSPRERDVLRLRYGLDDGRMKTLEEIGQTFNVTRERIRQIEAKALRKLRHPNRNSILKEYIR, encoded by the coding sequence ATGACTCAGGTGCCTGATGTCCTGCCGACCCTTGCTGACCCATCCCTCGATGACTTAGAAGACGAAACCGTGGGGGATGACCTGAGTAATTTGGAACTGGACGACCTCGACCAGGATCTAGAGGAGGAAGAGGCGGCTCCACGGTCGGGACGCAAGCGGTCAGCAAGTAAGAAAAATCCCTACACCGAAGACTCGATTCGCCTCTATTTGCAGGAGATAGGTCGGATTCGTTTGTTGCGGGCGGATGAGGAAATCGAACTGGCCCGGCAAATTTCTGTCCTGCTGGAGTTTGAACGCAAGCGGGATGAATGGACCCGGCGACAGGGGCAACCGCCCACGGAGGAACAATGGGCCGAGTTGGTGGGACTACCGGTGGAGGAATTCCGGCGGCAACTACGGCAGGGCTATCGCGCCAAAGAAAAGATGGTGCAGTCCAATTTGCGCCTGGTGGTCTCCATTGCCAAAAAGTATATGAACCGGGGCCTCTCGTTCCAGGATTTGATCCAAGAGGGCAGCCTGGGGTTGATTCGAGCGGCGGAAAAATTTGACCACGAGAAGGGGTATAAATTCTCCACCTACGCCACCTGGTGGATTCGCCAGGCCATTACCCGGGCCATTGCCGACCAGTCCCGCACCATCCGTTTGCCGGTCCACCTGTACGAAACCATTTCCCGCATCAAGAAAACCACCAAAATCCTGTCCCAGGAAATGGGCCGTAAACCTACGGAAGAAGAAATTGCTACCCGTATGGAAATTACCATTGAAAAGCTACGTTTTATTGCCAAGTCGGCCCAGTTGCCTATTTCCCTCGAAACCCCCATCGGCAAGGAAGAAGACTCACGCCTGGGGGATTTCATCGAGGCGGATGGGGAAACCCCCGAAGACCAGGTGGCCAAACACCTGCTGCGGGAGGATTTGGAAACAGTTTTGAACACCCTCAGCCCGCGGGAACGGGATGTCTTGCGCCTGCGCTATGGGCTAGATGATGGGCGGATGAAAACCCTGGAGGAAATCGGTCAAACCTTCAATGTGACCCGCGAACGCATCCGGCAAATCGAGGCCAAAGCCTTGCGCAAACTCCGTCATCCCAACCGCAACAGCATCCTCAAGGAATACATCCGCTAG
- a CDS encoding 3'(2'),5'-bisphosphate nucleotidase CysQ produces the protein MDRELAVVATALQAAGAAVQGVVQDGLQTTYKRGDDPLTQADLAANRVLQEQLLGAFPQDGWLSEETQDQEERLRRERVWVVDPIDGTRELVAGIPEYALSVALVVQGQPVLGGVYNPARDELFLGVVGQGVTYNGRSVRADHPLQQPPLVLASRSEVRRGEWTGFQSTLQVQVVGSIAYKLARVAAGQADATFSLGPKHEWDVAGGAALVMAAGGVVTDARGQALRFNQMPPLLPGIVATTPAAWEVIWPFIAAASPQT, from the coding sequence ATGGATAGGGAGTTGGCGGTGGTGGCGACAGCGTTGCAGGCGGCGGGTGCGGCGGTGCAGGGGGTGGTCCAGGACGGTTTACAAACCACCTACAAAAGGGGCGACGACCCCCTCACCCAGGCTGACTTGGCGGCGAATCGGGTCCTCCAGGAGCAGCTTTTGGGAGCGTTTCCCCAGGATGGTTGGTTGTCGGAGGAAACCCAGGACCAGGAAGAACGGTTGCGGCGGGAGCGGGTGTGGGTGGTGGACCCCATCGATGGTACGCGGGAGCTGGTGGCCGGGATTCCCGAGTATGCTCTGTCGGTAGCCTTGGTGGTGCAGGGGCAACCGGTGTTGGGGGGAGTGTACAATCCGGCGCGGGATGAGTTGTTCCTAGGGGTGGTGGGCCAGGGGGTGACCTACAATGGTCGGTCGGTGCGAGCGGACCATCCTTTACAGCAGCCGCCCCTGGTGTTGGCCAGTCGTTCTGAGGTGCGCCGGGGGGAATGGACGGGGTTCCAGTCCACCCTGCAGGTGCAAGTCGTGGGTTCGATTGCCTACAAACTGGCGCGGGTTGCAGCCGGCCAGGCAGATGCTACTTTCAGTCTGGGACCCAAACACGAATGGGATGTGGCCGGGGGGGCGGCGTTGGTGATGGCGGCGGGGGGAGTGGTGACCGATGCCCGGGGCCAGGCGCTGCGCTTTAATCAAATGCCCCCTTTGCTGCCGGGAATTGTGGCGACCACCCCAGCGGCATGGGAAGTCATTTGGCCGTTCATTGCCGCAGCCTCACCCCAAACATGA
- the hisH gene encoding imidazole glycerol phosphate synthase subunit HisH, which translates to MRIGIIDYDMGNLHSVSKALAYLGVQGEITAKITDDYDGLILPGVGAFDPAIQHLRQRDLITPLQRWVRQNRPFLGICLGLQLLLTASAEGQERGLDVIPGQVQPLRPTPGHPIPHMGWNQLHFVQRDCPLWRDLPTPAWVYFVHSYHAVPSDPGIVAATVEYGGETVTAALGHGHCWATQFHPEKSGCVGLQILRNWLQYCVGRVPP; encoded by the coding sequence ATGCGCATCGGCATTATTGATTACGATATGGGGAATCTACATTCGGTGAGCAAAGCCCTCGCTTATTTGGGCGTACAAGGCGAAATTACGGCGAAAATTACTGATGATTACGATGGGTTAATTCTGCCGGGGGTGGGTGCCTTTGATCCGGCCATCCAGCACCTGCGCCAGCGCGATCTGATAACCCCCTTGCAAAGGTGGGTTCGGCAAAATAGGCCATTTTTAGGGATTTGTTTGGGGTTGCAATTGCTATTGACCGCCAGCGCCGAAGGGCAGGAACGTGGGTTAGATGTGATTCCTGGTCAAGTACAACCCCTGCGCCCAACACCCGGTCACCCGATTCCCCACATGGGGTGGAACCAACTGCATTTTGTACAACGGGACTGTCCCCTGTGGCGCGACCTACCGACGCCGGCCTGGGTTTATTTCGTGCATTCCTACCATGCAGTGCCCAGTGACCCGGGGATAGTGGCAGCGACAGTGGAATACGGGGGAGAAACCGTTACGGCGGCCTTAGGTCACGGCCATTGCTGGGCCACCCAATTCCACCCCGAAAAATCGGGTTGTGTAGGCCTGCAAATTCTCCGTAACTGGCTCCAGTATTGCGTCGGACGAGTACCTCCTTAG
- the radC gene encoding DNA repair protein RadC: protein MSDTYRLRICDLPAKERPRERLLQQGVTALGTGELLAILLGTGSGQLSAVGLGQYLLQVLGQHQQDPLAVLRDIQPAELMAIPGIGPAKATTILAAIELGKRVFLSRPLERTPIDSPEMAVAALAPDLMWAQTERFAVLLLDARHRLLGSRVLTIGTATETLAHPRDIFREAIRLGATRLIVGHNHPSGDVTPSESDLDLTRQLLACSKILDIPLLDHVILGQGQHVSLRRATRLWEEAGVNF from the coding sequence ATGAGCGATACCTACCGCCTACGTATCTGTGACCTGCCCGCCAAGGAGCGCCCCCGGGAACGGTTGCTCCAACAGGGGGTTACGGCGCTGGGTACCGGTGAATTGTTGGCTATTTTGCTGGGCACGGGGTCGGGGCAACTGTCAGCGGTGGGGCTAGGGCAATACCTGCTCCAGGTGCTGGGGCAACACCAACAAGACCCCCTGGCGGTTTTGCGGGACATTCAGCCGGCGGAACTGATGGCGATTCCCGGCATCGGTCCAGCCAAGGCCACCACCATCCTGGCAGCCATCGAACTGGGCAAACGGGTTTTTCTCAGCCGACCTTTGGAGCGCACACCCATTGACAGCCCCGAAATGGCGGTGGCAGCTCTGGCGCCGGATTTGATGTGGGCACAGACGGAGCGTTTTGCTGTGCTATTGCTGGATGCTCGACACCGGTTGCTGGGCAGTCGGGTTCTTACCATCGGTACGGCCACCGAAACCCTGGCGCACCCGCGGGACATTTTCCGGGAAGCGATTCGTCTGGGGGCCACCCGCCTCATCGTTGGTCATAACCACCCCTCTGGGGATGTCACCCCCAGTGAGAGCGACCTAGACCTCACGCGTCAATTGCTCGCATGCAGTAAGATTCTGGATATTCCCCTGTTGGATCATGTGATTCTGGGGCAAGGACAACATGTGAGCCTGCGCCGGGCGACTCGTCTGTGGGAAGAAGCAGGGGTCAATTTCTAG